The candidate division WOR-3 bacterium genome segment CCTCCTCTTCCTCAAGAAAGACGCGGTCACCGACTTCAGCCAGATTGACGTGCGGTATTCGTCGGTCGAAAAGCCGGAAACCTGGACGACGAAGCAAATGCTCTTCTCGGGCCAGCCCGCCATTGCCTTCGGCCGGGGCGTGATGCTGGCACCGGGCTTCTCGCGGGTCGCAGACGAGAACATCGTCCACCTTTCGGGACGGGCCGAGGCGGGCGCAGGCACCGACAAGAGCCTGAAGTTCGCGCCCCAGCTGGCAGTCAACACCGACGGGGCGCTGGCGCAGGACTACTCCCTGAACGGGAACTACCGCATCTTCAGCGCCGCAGCCCAGTACCGCGGATTCGCCCCGGGGTTCGAAGAGTTCGGCGCGGGAGATCGGCGCTATGGCCAGCTCCGCCATTCGGCCGCTGCCACGGTCGGGGTCGAGCCGCTGTCGCAGCTCCGCTTCGACGGGTCGTTCAAGCGCGAGTACCTCGCCGACACTCTCTCCAGCGCTTCGCTCCAGGCTGCGAACTACCTGTCCGGCAAGCTGAGCTACCTCAACCCGAAATACCCGAACGGCTTCGTGCTTCTGGCCAATGACCGCCTGCCGGACGGCAACAAACTCCGGGCCAAGGCAAACGCGGGCTACGAGTTCACGCTCCTAAAATCCAAACTCAAGCTGAGCGGCATAGTCCAAAACACCTCACTCGACCACTTGACCACTGGACCACTTGACCACTCCCTTGAGTACATCGCCGAGGCGACCTTCGCCCTGCCCTTCCCGGTCCAGGGCAGCGTCCGCTACCGGAACAACGGCCTGTCGAGCGACGGCGAAAAGACGCGCCGCGACGACGAACTGCGCGGCCAGCTCAATGTCGACGTCGTTCCCGGCCTTTTCTACACCGGCTCATACAAACTCGAGTCCGAGGCGAGCCCGCTCGGCCCAAGCCAGGACCTCGCACTCCAGAGCTACTTCTACAACAATCTGCAGATCGCGCCCGGCCGCTGGTGGTCCAGGCTCTCGGTCGTCAACTTCTCGCTTGGCACCGGCTCCAACTTCGACGAGTACGTACGCAACCTCGACTCCGCCTACGCCCGGCCGTTCCTGCTCCTCTCTCCTCTCTCCTCCCTTCCCGGCTCGGCCGCCATCTCCTCCGCCAATGACCTCCGGACTCTCTACGGCACGGTGCAACTCCAGCCCTTCACCCGTCTCACCCTCCGCGCCAGACGCACGCTGGGCAACAACGGCACCGCCTACTACGGCCTGCCCGAGCTCAAGCCCTCGACCGAAGACGAACTTCGGGCCGAGTACGAGCCGGAGCACCTCGGCATGTTCACCGCCCTCTTCAACTCGCGCGTCGCCTCCGGCCTGCCGAAGACCACGCGCCGCAACCTCTACTTCGAGTGGAACATGCCCTGGTCGGAACTCCTCCGCACGCGACTCACCACCACCTACGGTTTCGACGCGGAGTTCTACGGCGCGGCGCTGACCCTGCACCCGCAGAGCATCACACCCAATGCCGAGGCGCTCTTCCGCTTCAACTCCCGCTCCTACGCCACCGTCGGCTTCGGCATGGCCTGCGAACAGCGGACGTTCTCGGCCACGGGTTCGGGCTGGGTCCCCGACCCCTGGAAGGTCTCCCTCCGCCCGGCCGCGGGGTTCAACCTGAACCTGCTCAAGTTCCTCTACGTCCAGCTCAACTACCAGTCCGCCTTCGTCCTCTCGGGCACGCCGACCCACACCCTCTCCGGCCGCCTCACCGCTCAATTCTAGCCTCCCGCCGCCCGCTTCCGCGACTCAGAAGGCTGCTATCGCGTCACCGGAACTCCTTCGGCTCGCTTGAGCTTGTGCTTGAGCTTGCGCTAGCTGGAGGCTTGTGGCTTGTGGCGGGTTTTCCCCAAGCCCAAGGACTCGGGCTACCTCATACCGGCCGAACGGCTGGATAACGCGATACTGGAGATACGCAGTCGCAAGGTAATGCTGAGTCACGACCTTGCCGCATTGTACGGCGTCTCCACCAAGGTCTTCAACCAGGCCGTCAAGCGTAACGCGGAGCGCTTTCCTCCTGACTTCATGTTTCAGCTCACTTGGGAAGAAACGGAGGCTTCAAGGTCACAAATTGTGACCTTGAACGACCCCGCTCCAAGATCGCAGAATGCGACATTGAAACGCGGCAGCAACATCAAGTATCTGCCTCTTGCATTCACGGAACACGGCGCAGTCATGGCGGCAACGATACTCAACTCGCCGCGGGCAATTGAAGTGAGCGTCTTCGTAGTTCGCGCCTTCGTGCGGCTCACCCGTGCCGCCGCGGACTATCGCCAGGTGGCGCTGAGACTGGCGGAGATCGAGGCGAAGTTCGCGTCCCATGACAGAAACTTCCAGGTCGTCTTCGCCGCCCTGCGCATGCTCATGCAGTCTGCAGAGCCCGGTCCCAGGAAGCGCCGGATAGGATTCGGTCCGGACGACGACCGAACCGGGTCTGCGTCGGACTTCATCGCCCGCGACCGTCCCCGCGACTGGGAATCATCAGGACCTCAATTCGTCGTTCGGAGTTTGGCGTTCGGAATTGGGAGGCGGCCCCGCGACTCAGGAGTCTTCTGCTGCTCCCAATTCGGCGCGCTGCGAGCGCTTCAGCAGGCGTCGGAGTAGTTCAATGGAGTAAGGTGGGATTCTGCGGTGCAGCATGTCGTGGCAGTTGGAGCAGACCAGAGCGATGTCCGAGAGCCTTGTGACCGAAGCCCGCGTTCGGACTCCGACCGGCTTCAGGTGATGGGCCACGATGTAGTCCCTACCTGTGTCACCGTACCGCTCTCCGTAGTGCATGCCGCAGACTTCACACCGATAGTCCGAGTGCATCTTCTTCGCGGCGATCAGGGCGCTGTTCCTTTTACGGAACTGGATCTCAGACCGATAGACCTCACCCTCGCGGGCTTCCATAGTTCTCGACCTTGCGGTCGCTGTCCGTTCGGCTACGCCCAGAGAACGCAGCTGGCTATCATTCAGGGGGAGCACCGTCCACTGCTCTGCGCCTAGCTTCAGCGGGATGGGCCTGAAGGTCGCATTCCATTCGACCCTTCGATAGTGATCATGCGGGTGGTCTGGATCATCCATGACAGCTGGGTCGTACAGATACTCGCTGACGACCTTTCCCCTGCCGACTATCCGTGGGCCATTCTTCGCGTAGATGATGTCGCCGGGCTTCATCTCGTAGATGAACCTTCTGAGGCTGACGCGAGCTGTGGTATTCTCAGGCCACTTCCTGCGCCACACGTTGTCGAAGTCGGCCACGGGCACCTCTGAGCAGTCGCCGACGATAGGACGCATGCGGTAGCCGAAGTAGCCTATCGCGGCAACGTTCTTAGAGCGACACGTGGGCCAAAGCTCGAAGCCCTGAGACCCCCATCTGAACGCCATGCGCCAGTAGTTCATGTTGTCTCCTCTGTCCCCAGCTTCTTGACGCGCGGGGCGAAGACCTTGTAGAACAGCTCAACGTTCTTTCTGAGCCACTCGAACTGCTGTGGCCACGTGGTCCGATCCATGACGTCCGCTGCCCGTCGCGTGTAGATGCGGCACGCCTGCTTGTCCTCTGGATTGTACCAGACTAGCTGTAGGCCGAGCTCACGCTCGATGTCCTCGCGCTGCTCATTGAGCTGAGCGAAGTGCCTTTTCGCGCTGCTGCCGCTCATGTAAAGGTCGACCCGAATCTCTGGGCCCGCCTTGCCACTCTCTGAATCCCAGTATGACGTAATCGACGAGAGCCACATTCCCGGCCAGCCGACGTTGTGATTGAGCCAGTGTCTCGCCGCGGGCGGTTGGCATGGAACCCTGCTCTTGGACGATGTCATGTACTCACGATACTTGGTCCAGAACTCCAACTGCGTCCGCCGGTACTCGGTCATCCCGGCCCGCTCTGCGTCTGCACGGACTACCCTGCTCCAGTCGTTGGGCTTGGCCACGATGCTGAACTTCGGGGCAGGAGGTGAGTTGCCGATCCTCCAGAGTTCGACCTCCAGACCCAGGAATGAGGTCTTCTCGTCCGTGTGCTCGTTGAGCCAGTCCAGAGCCGCGCGATGCTCCTCGGTGAACTCCGGGGCAATCCAGATCATCGTCGCCGCCTCGAGTCCGGCAGCGTATGTTAGTATCTGACCAAGGTGGGAATGGTCGGTGCGCGCCAGTTGGTTCTCTATCACCACCCATGAGTCATTGGACAAGTCCTTGCACAAGATATCGGCCATGAACCTGCCTACCGCTTTCTCCTGCTGCACCAACTCAAGCTGCATCCCCAGCGTCTCGCCCAGCAGGCGCAGATTCTCCTCTTGGGCCAGCCACGGCGTAAACTGCCCGGACTCCTCTTTCCAGACCTTGCGAAGGTCTACCTTCTCCAGTCGCCCCAGCTTGTCGTTGCTCACAACTCCTCCCTTGTTTTAGAACCTCGGCTTGGCGTGCCTTTGCGGAGGGCGTCTCGCGGAACCTGCGCCCGGCTCATCGGCAGGATTCTAGGCCGGTGCAGGGCGGTGTCAAATGGGCGGACGGAACTGGGGCGCGTAGACTAGCCCTTGACTCGCTTCAGATTGAGATAAGTGATGTGTCCCCGAAACTCCCCGAAAGCACCCCCTCGGAACTCGGCACCGGACCCTCAATC includes the following:
- a CDS encoding ORF6N domain-containing protein — its product is MLSHDLAALYGVSTKVFNQAVKRNAERFPPDFMFQLTWEETEASRSQIVTLNDPAPRSQNATLKRGSNIKYLPLAFTEHGAVMAATILNSPRAIEVSVFVVRAFVRLTRAAADYRQVALRLAEIEAKFASHDRNFQVVFAALRMLMQSAEPGPRKRRIGFGPDDDRTGSASDFIARDRPRDWESSGPQFVVRSLAFGIGRRPRDSGVFCCSQFGALRALQQASE
- a CDS encoding DUF4268 domain-containing protein → MSNDKLGRLEKVDLRKVWKEESGQFTPWLAQEENLRLLGETLGMQLELVQQEKAVGRFMADILCKDLSNDSWVVIENQLARTDHSHLGQILTYAAGLEAATMIWIAPEFTEEHRAALDWLNEHTDEKTSFLGLEVELWRIGNSPPAPKFSIVAKPNDWSRVVRADAERAGMTEYRRTQLEFWTKYREYMTSSKSRVPCQPPAARHWLNHNVGWPGMWLSSITSYWDSESGKAGPEIRVDLYMSGSSAKRHFAQLNEQREDIERELGLQLVWYNPEDKQACRIYTRRAADVMDRTTWPQQFEWLRKNVELFYKVFAPRVKKLGTEETT